The Streptomyces sp. RKAG293 genome includes a region encoding these proteins:
- a CDS encoding DUF4232 domain-containing protein, with protein MRVHQLTLAALAVAASLSLTACNGDDVTGQSDPSPASTASSSAGGSSSGGSSSGGSDQGGAKNSAGKSSGGQGTAAGTGSNQNGKVGKCRTDELEITAKESTIDGDPDGSVTVQLKNGGGRDCAISGYPGVDLKTNAGSLSAKRTGERATSTILKDGQSTFFGINYPINKSGGSGVRITGLLVTPPDETKTVTLAWPGGATLPVTDGTGSPVKVGPVGNAGQGG; from the coding sequence ATGCGCGTTCACCAGCTCACCCTCGCCGCCCTGGCCGTCGCCGCGAGCCTGTCGCTCACGGCCTGCAACGGCGATGACGTCACGGGACAGAGCGACCCGTCGCCCGCGTCCACCGCGTCTTCCTCGGCCGGCGGTTCGAGCTCGGGCGGTTCGAGCTCGGGCGGTTCGGATCAGGGTGGCGCCAAGAACTCCGCAGGGAAGAGTTCCGGAGGGCAGGGCACGGCCGCCGGGACCGGCTCCAACCAGAACGGCAAGGTCGGCAAGTGCCGTACCGACGAGCTGGAGATCACGGCGAAGGAAAGCACCATCGACGGCGACCCCGATGGCAGCGTCACGGTGCAGCTGAAGAACGGCGGCGGCCGGGACTGCGCCATCTCCGGGTACCCGGGGGTCGACCTGAAGACCAACGCGGGGTCGTTGTCCGCGAAGCGCACCGGTGAGCGGGCCACCTCGACCATCCTGAAGGACGGGCAGTCGACGTTCTTCGGCATCAACTACCCGATCAACAAGTCGGGTGGCTCCGGCGTCCGCATCACGGGGCTGCTGGTGACCCCGCCGGACGAGACGAAGACGGTCACCCTCGCCTGGCCGGGAGGCGCCACGCTGCCCGTCACGGACGGCACCGGCTCCCCGGTGAAGGTCGGCCCGGTCGGAAACGCCGGTCAGGGCGGCTGA
- a CDS encoding polyprenyl synthetase family protein, with protein sequence MADRYEAAAFKARIDEVLTGFVAQEADELLSIDSALRPVAEQVEAAVADGKRLRAAFCYWGWRAAGQPDSDALVRAAASMELVHAAAVVHDDIIDDSPLRHGRPTAHVALRTALRQRPHTKSAARSLAMLVGDLLMSLAGQLFVTSGLPAAYLARARPLWAALARELVAGECLEILRTGAVPDTDTSLKVIRYKTAKYTVEQPLLIGGVLAGAGERLREGYSSYGVPLGEAFQLRDDLLGLYGDPADTGKDGLDDVRAHRPTALLAETWRLANDREREQLSGLLGRRDVGADGLEAVREVMSRLKAPDRIEQMIRRRVEEATGALHEMPIPDYAERALTTLAHSASARCR encoded by the coding sequence ATGGCTGACCGGTACGAGGCGGCCGCCTTCAAGGCCCGCATCGACGAGGTACTGACGGGGTTCGTGGCGCAAGAGGCGGACGAGCTGCTCAGCATCGACTCCGCTCTGCGCCCGGTCGCCGAGCAGGTGGAGGCGGCGGTGGCCGACGGCAAGCGGCTCCGGGCGGCGTTCTGTTACTGGGGCTGGCGCGCGGCGGGTCAGCCGGACAGCGACGCGCTCGTGCGGGCGGCGGCGTCCATGGAACTGGTGCACGCGGCCGCCGTGGTGCACGACGACATCATCGACGACAGCCCGTTGCGGCACGGCAGACCCACCGCGCACGTGGCTCTGCGCACGGCACTGCGCCAGCGGCCCCACACGAAGAGCGCGGCCCGCTCGCTGGCGATGCTGGTGGGGGATCTGCTGATGTCGCTGGCCGGGCAGTTGTTCGTCACCAGCGGACTGCCCGCCGCCTATCTTGCCCGGGCCCGTCCGCTGTGGGCGGCTCTCGCCCGTGAGCTGGTCGCCGGGGAGTGCCTGGAGATCCTGCGCACCGGCGCGGTCCCGGACACCGACACGTCGCTGAAGGTGATCCGGTACAAGACCGCGAAATACACCGTCGAGCAGCCGCTGCTCATCGGCGGTGTCCTGGCCGGAGCCGGCGAGAGACTGCGGGAGGGCTACTCGTCCTACGGGGTGCCGCTGGGCGAGGCGTTCCAGCTGCGTGACGACCTGCTCGGCCTGTACGGCGATCCGGCCGACACGGGCAAGGACGGCCTGGACGATGTGCGCGCCCATCGGCCGACCGCCCTGCTCGCGGAGACCTGGCGGCTGGCGAACGACCGGGAGCGGGAGCAGCTGAGCGGCCTGTTGGGGCGGCGGGACGTCGGCGCGGACGGGCTGGAGGCGGTGCGCGAGGTGATGAGCCGGCTCAAGGCGCCCGACCGGATCGAGCAGATGATCCGCAGGCGTGTCGAGGAAGCCACCGGCGCCCTGCACGAGATGCCCATCCCTGACTACGCCGAGCGGGCCCTGACCACCCTCGCGCATTCCGCGAGCGCCCGCTGCCGCTGA
- a CDS encoding FAD-dependent oxidoreductase produces MSKRVNVVGAGIVGLSIAHDLALRGHAVTVIADQRAEESVSSVAAAVWFPYRSGTSPSLMGWLLAARERFEQLSTDRAAGVDLRDGLVVERHVGEDRSWTDAVPQHHEAAADELPDGAVAGVRATVPVISMPHYLPWVEKRCTGLGVTFVEGRVTSVDDVAGDADLVVVAAGMGSGVLLDDASMYPVQGQIVRLANPGITEWITDTENPGGLTYIVPRREDIVCGGVAQVGSWATEPVAEIEQEILRRVVSLMPALAGLPVLSRATGLRPARDTIRLESVEGFPVPVIACYGHGGAGVTLSWGCAEAVADLAGQL; encoded by the coding sequence GTGTCGAAACGTGTCAACGTCGTGGGGGCGGGGATCGTCGGTCTGAGCATCGCGCACGATCTGGCCCTGCGCGGCCATGCCGTCACGGTGATCGCCGATCAGCGGGCGGAGGAGAGCGTGTCCAGCGTCGCGGCGGCCGTGTGGTTTCCCTACCGGAGCGGGACATCACCATCGCTCATGGGCTGGTTGCTCGCAGCCCGCGAGCGTTTCGAGCAGCTTTCCACCGACCGTGCCGCCGGTGTCGATCTCCGGGACGGCCTCGTGGTCGAGCGACACGTCGGGGAGGATCGCTCATGGACCGATGCGGTCCCGCAGCACCACGAGGCCGCCGCGGACGAGCTGCCCGATGGGGCGGTGGCGGGGGTGCGGGCGACCGTGCCCGTCATATCCATGCCGCACTACCTTCCGTGGGTGGAGAAGCGCTGCACGGGCCTCGGGGTGACGTTCGTCGAGGGCAGGGTCACGTCCGTCGACGACGTCGCCGGCGATGCCGACCTGGTGGTCGTCGCCGCCGGGATGGGTTCCGGGGTCCTCCTCGACGACGCTTCGATGTATCCCGTCCAAGGGCAGATCGTCCGCCTGGCCAACCCGGGAATCACCGAGTGGATCACTGACACCGAGAACCCCGGGGGCCTGACCTACATCGTTCCCCGCCGTGAGGACATCGTCTGCGGCGGCGTGGCGCAGGTCGGTTCATGGGCCACGGAACCCGTGGCCGAGATCGAGCAGGAGATCCTTCGCCGCGTCGTCTCCCTCATGCCCGCGCTGGCCGGGCTGCCCGTTCTCTCGCGCGCCACCGGGCTCCGCCCGGCCCGCGACACCATTCGCCTGGAATCCGTCGAGGGCTTCCCTGTGCCCGTGATCGCCTGTTACGGCCATGGCGGTGCGGGTGTCACGCTGTCGTGGGGCTGCGCCGAGGCCGTCGCGGACCTCGCCGGTCAGCTCTGA
- a CDS encoding polyprenyl synthetase, producing the protein MGAGHAGGPGEQAVLLLAGLADLAAEALGSAANTVRALLGRSDMPDLAADAKQDLTARGRLVVDRYAAVPPAYLEVLAQHAVARRTSGIDG; encoded by the coding sequence ATGGGAGCAGGACACGCGGGCGGCCCGGGGGAGCAGGCGGTTCTGCTGCTGGCGGGGCTGGCCGACCTGGCGGCCGAGGCACTCGGTTCCGCCGCGAACACCGTCCGGGCACTGCTCGGCAGGTCGGACATGCCCGACCTTGCCGCTGACGCGAAACAGGACCTCACAGCGCGCGGCCGACTGGTGGTCGACCGGTACGCGGCTGTGCCGCCCGCCTACTTAGAGGTGCTCGCGCAGCACGCCGTGGCGCGTCGGACCTCCGGCATCGATGGCTGA
- a CDS encoding SpoIIE family protein phosphatase translates to MDSTSSPLSSSPFEQVSRALGDYIPRDGAAAAADPAAPQDDRSEPPSQNGDRATTGQEQILGAVNLDLDLRITRCNLDAPAFEGLMVAVGGAFADLLPPGDIPTVTRRLRQVIETGEAHVARVQRLRRDDGSELVVSMSILPAAAPQKGLTVSLIAMARRLHLYASETAIGTSLDIGETAQSLAQSLLVWGDVAAVDLDYAVWTGEAVTEQAQGRIRLRRAALMPDRAWPEGYLTPGDNLPNEASRLLSLAVTRDDVAQALVIPNREAIERALGDPRLVRALVPVDRPVSVACMPLVLEGSEGAPPIVLGVAEVWRRPDRPFHDSELLDLQELVARTAHHVDLARQHQREHAQVLALQRRLLPRAGSDTIEVASVYQPTTPDSAGVGGDWVNSFPLPDGRTALVVGDVVGHGLGAAAAMGQLSMEARALLSAGLAPDEVLAHLDETVTLLDDADAGLAAGYSALGSTCCIAVYDPVSHQVVTSSAGHLPPILVLPDGSARALAAHPHPGLGTAFALREPFDVHTFAAPPGSLLALYTDGLVEDPAVSIDEGIDRLTDAVSKVHPWDDLQQVARSLVVEFASRSRLRDDVTLLLARMAGRRKRDTVAWRLPARDDAAARARTLAAAVLRQWHAKSDPRDSALLVISELVTNAVRFATGPITVRLIKTGHSLLCEVGDTSNGRPRLSRGGLLDDSGRGLRVVHKLTTRWGVRWTDTGKVVWAELAR, encoded by the coding sequence ATGGACTCCACATCATCCCCCTTGTCCTCGTCGCCGTTCGAGCAGGTCAGCCGTGCCCTGGGGGACTACATTCCGCGGGACGGGGCGGCAGCGGCAGCCGATCCCGCCGCCCCGCAGGACGACCGCTCCGAACCTCCGTCACAGAACGGCGACCGCGCGACCACCGGTCAGGAGCAGATCCTCGGCGCCGTCAATCTGGACCTGGATCTGAGAATCACTCGCTGCAACCTGGACGCCCCTGCCTTCGAGGGGCTGATGGTCGCCGTCGGCGGGGCGTTCGCCGATCTGCTGCCTCCCGGCGACATACCGACGGTCACGCGGCGGTTGCGGCAGGTCATCGAGACGGGGGAGGCGCACGTCGCCCGGGTCCAGCGCCTGCGGCGGGACGACGGGTCGGAGCTGGTGGTCTCCATGAGCATCCTGCCCGCCGCGGCGCCCCAGAAGGGCCTGACCGTCTCCCTGATCGCCATGGCCAGGAGGCTGCATCTCTACGCTTCCGAGACCGCCATCGGGACGTCACTGGACATCGGCGAGACGGCGCAGTCGCTGGCCCAGTCCTTGCTGGTCTGGGGAGACGTGGCCGCCGTCGACCTCGACTACGCCGTGTGGACGGGCGAGGCCGTCACCGAGCAGGCGCAGGGGCGCATCCGGCTGCGGCGGGCGGCCCTGATGCCGGACAGGGCGTGGCCCGAGGGCTATCTGACGCCCGGCGACAACCTTCCCAACGAGGCGAGCCGTCTGCTGTCCCTCGCGGTCACGCGTGACGATGTCGCGCAGGCCCTCGTCATTCCGAATCGGGAGGCGATCGAGCGGGCGCTCGGCGATCCGCGGCTGGTGCGTGCCCTGGTCCCCGTCGACCGGCCGGTGAGTGTGGCGTGCATGCCGCTGGTCCTGGAAGGCTCCGAAGGCGCGCCGCCCATCGTGCTGGGCGTGGCGGAAGTGTGGCGGCGGCCGGACCGCCCCTTCCACGACAGCGAGTTGCTCGATCTCCAGGAGCTGGTGGCCAGGACCGCCCACCACGTCGATCTGGCCCGTCAGCACCAGCGCGAGCACGCCCAGGTACTGGCGCTGCAGCGCCGGCTGCTGCCGCGCGCCGGCAGCGACACCATCGAGGTCGCCAGCGTCTACCAGCCCACCACCCCCGACAGCGCGGGCGTCGGCGGTGACTGGGTGAACAGTTTTCCGCTGCCGGACGGCCGTACGGCACTCGTGGTCGGCGATGTCGTCGGGCACGGTCTGGGGGCCGCGGCGGCCATGGGCCAGCTGAGCATGGAGGCCCGGGCGCTGCTGTCGGCGGGGCTGGCGCCCGATGAGGTGCTGGCGCATCTGGACGAGACCGTCACGCTCCTCGACGACGCGGACGCCGGTCTGGCGGCCGGCTACAGCGCGCTCGGGTCGACCTGCTGCATCGCGGTCTACGATCCGGTCAGTCATCAGGTGGTCACGTCCAGTGCGGGCCACCTCCCGCCGATCCTGGTCCTCCCCGACGGGTCCGCCAGGGCTCTCGCGGCACACCCCCATCCTGGCCTGGGCACCGCATTCGCCCTGCGGGAGCCGTTCGACGTGCACACCTTCGCCGCGCCCCCGGGGTCCTTGCTCGCCCTCTACACCGACGGCCTGGTGGAGGATCCGGCGGTCTCGATCGACGAGGGCATCGACAGGCTGACGGATGCGGTGAGCAAGGTGCATCCCTGGGACGACCTGCAGCAGGTCGCACGGAGCCTGGTCGTCGAGTTCGCCTCGCGCAGCCGCCTGCGCGACGACGTGACCTTGTTGCTCGCCCGCATGGCCGGGCGTCGCAAACGGGACACCGTGGCCTGGCGGCTGCCGGCGCGCGACGACGCCGCCGCCCGGGCCCGTACGCTCGCCGCTGCCGTCCTACGGCAATGGCACGCCAAGAGCGACCCGCGCGACAGCGCGCTGCTGGTGATCAGCGAGCTGGTCACCAACGCGGTCCGCTTCGCCACCGGGCCCATCACGGTGCGGCTGATCAAGACCGGTCACAGTCTGCTGTGCGAGGTCGGTGACACCAGCAACGGCCGGCCGCGGCTGAGCCGCGGTGGCCTGCTCGACGACAGCGGGCGCGGCCTGCGCGTCGTCCACAAGCTCACCACCCGCTGGGGGGTGCGGTGGACCGACACCGGCAAGGTCGTCTGGGCGGAACTCGCCAGGTAG
- a CDS encoding oxygenase MpaB family protein, translating to MNRTESSMDALRQAGDELADATVATLFERGEVAKFNALMRSVSTTGSPLPDGLPEVALEYLHVTSTPPAWVDWDEMEKARLFFIDNNVHISTALSFASMPACYVVPHVAKLLSATHSLQYPSKRMAETGQFTVYLIRPDAFEAGGRFIPAAQKVRLLHASIRHHLRREDRWDAGTLGTPICQEDMIGGQMFFSLLVLDTLHRLNIHMSVDGAEAYFYAWRVVGAMLGVDQDHAPVDLESARQFLDLYMARHMGPSQEGADLTRQLIDLYEDVVPGTFFDPIVSALIRHLIGDTCADWLDVPRTAWDTVVKTVPHLLGALEAIEDRSPVGAWALDRLGHLTSILELSSLTRGRVMHYSIPEQLKKDFGVSSALSRTRRWTPPAPTVAPG from the coding sequence ATGAACCGCACAGAGTCGTCGATGGACGCGCTGCGTCAGGCGGGCGACGAACTCGCCGACGCCACCGTGGCCACGTTGTTCGAGCGGGGGGAGGTCGCGAAGTTCAACGCCCTCATGCGCTCCGTGTCCACCACCGGGAGCCCCTTGCCCGACGGACTGCCCGAGGTGGCGCTGGAGTACCTGCACGTGACGAGTACGCCCCCCGCGTGGGTCGACTGGGACGAGATGGAGAAGGCGCGGCTGTTCTTCATCGACAACAACGTGCACATTTCCACCGCCCTGTCCTTCGCCTCCATGCCCGCCTGCTACGTCGTCCCGCACGTGGCGAAGCTGCTGTCGGCCACGCACTCGCTGCAGTACCCGTCCAAGCGGATGGCGGAGACCGGGCAGTTCACCGTCTACCTCATACGGCCCGACGCGTTCGAGGCCGGCGGACGCTTCATCCCCGCCGCCCAGAAGGTCCGGCTGCTGCACGCCTCCATCCGCCACCATCTGCGGCGGGAGGACCGCTGGGACGCCGGGACGCTGGGGACGCCGATCTGCCAGGAGGACATGATCGGCGGGCAGATGTTCTTCTCCCTGCTCGTGCTGGACACCTTGCACCGGCTGAACATCCACATGAGTGTCGACGGCGCCGAAGCGTACTTCTACGCCTGGCGGGTGGTCGGCGCGATGCTCGGCGTCGATCAGGACCACGCGCCCGTGGATCTCGAATCCGCCCGGCAGTTCCTGGACCTGTACATGGCCCGCCACATGGGACCCAGCCAGGAGGGTGCCGACCTCACCCGCCAGCTGATCGACCTCTATGAAGACGTGGTCCCCGGCACCTTCTTCGACCCGATCGTCTCGGCGCTGATCCGCCATCTCATCGGCGACACCTGTGCGGACTGGCTGGACGTGCCGCGCACCGCCTGGGACACCGTGGTCAAGACCGTGCCCCATCTGCTCGGTGCCCTGGAGGCCATCGAGGACCGGTCCCCGGTCGGTGCGTGGGCACTGGACCGCCTCGGGCACCTCACATCCATCCTCGAACTGTCGTCCCTCACCCGCGGCCGGGTCATGCACTACTCCATTCCGGAGCAGCTGAAGAAGGACTTCGGGGTCTCCTCCGCCCTATCCCGCACTCGCCGCTGGACTCCTCCCGCCCCCACGGTCGCCCCGGGCTGA
- a CDS encoding type III polyketide synthase, which translates to MTAYLCPPAVIHGEHAVETSQILTEVRDRHPSAPWLPRIDGIAASTGIASRGWMLPLATAVASSGGSGLRTPGVAPARQALIRDGFTEQEVDRAIAALEAIPAPQTVQERTAPAWEAVQAYGERAARGALQIAGLDASDVDCLITSHSTTPALPGLDIALADRLSLRDDVLLLPATQWACIAGTRSLALAADLVAADPDRVVLVVISEALSTTYQPADDSLESLIVRLLFADTAVAAVVTGRPRPQSVLRLDAAWHHTLPGTRDLHRLDTRDDGTHFVMDRRGPRAVQDTVIAMWEWLRRRHQDDATPWSPDLLLAHPGGTRVLEYMEQTMPDGWPTDVLAYSRDSYTTGNRGGAAVFDILRRAHDAGQDAGSRTVLFAAAPGLTATAVEGEWL; encoded by the coding sequence GTGACCGCTTATCTGTGCCCTCCCGCGGTGATACACGGCGAGCACGCCGTGGAGACCAGCCAGATCCTGACGGAAGTACGTGACCGGCACCCCAGCGCGCCATGGCTGCCGCGCATCGACGGCATCGCTGCCAGTACCGGCATCGCTTCCCGCGGGTGGATGCTGCCGCTGGCCACCGCCGTCGCGTCCAGTGGCGGGAGCGGCCTGCGGACTCCGGGCGTCGCACCGGCCCGGCAGGCACTGATCCGCGACGGATTCACCGAGCAGGAAGTGGACCGCGCGATCGCCGCACTCGAGGCGATACCGGCGCCGCAGACCGTGCAGGAGCGCACCGCGCCCGCATGGGAAGCCGTACAGGCCTACGGCGAGCGGGCAGCGCGCGGGGCACTGCAGATCGCGGGGCTGGACGCCTCCGACGTCGACTGCCTGATCACCAGCCACTCGACCACCCCGGCTCTGCCGGGACTGGACATAGCGCTCGCCGACCGGCTGTCGCTACGCGATGACGTGCTTCTCCTCCCGGCCACGCAGTGGGCGTGCATCGCAGGGACCCGCTCCCTCGCGCTGGCCGCCGACCTGGTGGCCGCGGACCCCGACCGGGTGGTCCTGGTCGTGATATCGGAGGCGCTGAGCACCACCTACCAGCCCGCGGACGACTCGCTGGAGTCCTTGATCGTCCGGCTGCTGTTCGCCGACACCGCCGTCGCCGCGGTGGTCACCGGCCGCCCCAGGCCGCAGTCCGTATTGCGGCTGGACGCGGCATGGCACCACACCCTGCCCGGCACCCGGGACCTGCACCGGCTGGACACCCGTGACGACGGCACGCACTTCGTCATGGACCGGCGCGGGCCGCGCGCCGTACAGGACACGGTCATCGCGATGTGGGAGTGGCTGCGCCGCCGCCACCAGGACGACGCCACACCCTGGAGCCCCGACCTTCTGCTCGCGCACCCCGGCGGCACCCGCGTGCTGGAGTACATGGAACAGACGATGCCCGACGGGTGGCCGACCGACGTCCTGGCCTACAGCCGCGACAGCTACACCACCGGCAACCGCGGCGGTGCGGCCGTGTTCGACATCCTGCGACGGGCGCACGACGCCGGCCAGGACGCGGGCAGCCGAACCGTGCTCTTCGCGGCGGCCCCGGGACTCACGGCCACGGCCGTGGAAGGGGAGTGGCTGTAG